TTTCCCAATAAacactaggggtgttcaaaaccggatattcgaaaatttggatatccgaaattttcagatactagatttcactatccgaatccgtatccgtatccgtatccgtatccgaaatttcggatacggattcggatagtgaatcggatatccgaaaatccaactttttatttaatttttatttttttttcatattcggaaacggatattttggatagtttcggatatccgaatataagtttttggatatttcggatatttttcggatattttcggatattttttcggatatttcggatattttcggatacttcggatattttcggatatccgaaaaaaatgaaaattaaattttcggatattttggatatccgaaatatctgaaaattttgaaaatcactattcgaatccgaaaatttcggatatccaatTTTTCGGATCGGAATTTCGGATACTAAtaattttgaacacccctaataaACATTCACCCGAAAAGGGAGACTCCACCATTTGCAGTGTCTTTCTTTCCATGATCATGTGTTCTTGGTTTATTTGACAGGCTTGGGTGGGTACTTTTCTCCATGCTTCTCTTATCTCCTCTTTCTTCTTGTCGCTTCAGTTTGATCTCCCGGTCTCTAGCCCATTAATTCATTTAACGTTTCACATTTCGAGGGAGTGATGAACTCCCTATATTCGGCTTTCAACATACCATGGTACCAGTTGATCTTCATCCGTTCCGTTCTTGTTAACTCTTAACGGAACTTCATTTTGTCAAGGAAAATGTTGGTGTCTTCGTCTGTGGTCTCCCCCTTTTGTCGAAGACGTAGGAAGTCTTCTTGGATCCTATCAATTGCCGATTACAGGCAATGATATTTCAAAAAGGGTTCCCTGAACTCTTGCCATGTCAAGGTCTGTAGTTTGTCTTCACCTATTTCCTTACTATACACATCCCACCAATCTTTGCCTTGGCGTTGTAATAGGCCCGTGGCAAACATCACTTGGTCTTCTTTTTTACATCTAATTCTAGTAAATACCCCTTCAATATTCGAAATCCACCTTTGACAAGCTATGGGATCAATCTCCCCATTGTATGGCAATGGATTACACGCCATGAAGTCTTTATAGGTACATCTTCGAGatcccttcttgttttgaacttcaCTTATCCATTCCTACAGCTCTTCAGTCTTGCTTGTCATCATGGTTTCAACCACTTCCAGCACTCGACTCTCCACTTCTTGAGTCATCTGGGGCATCTGGGGCATGTTGGCTTGTATAGCCCTCCCCACTTCTTCCACGACCTTTGCATTAAGTTCCTCTTGTCGTGCTAATTCATTAGCATTTGCTTCTTTCTTGTCAGCCATCTACAATAACATTCTAGATCAATACTAAATCTCATTCTTTTAACATGCTTAACTCATTCTGACATTTTTAACTTTCATACTTTTCTTCCATCCATGCTAGGTGTTAATGGTCCTTTATAACCACACCACTTACTTTTCATCATAGGGTTAATGAACCCGACAAGAACTTCATTCATAACCTTCAAATCATACACGTTCTCATTTTAAAACATTTTGATATAACCTTGATAACCTTTAAGGGTCCTAATTACCATATGGTGCATTTTCGGAAGTTTAACGGAGCTATTAAATAGGCCTTAGGGGATAAAAATATGGTTTATTGCATGAccccgccgtaagctacggtccacctgccgtagcttacggtagacATCACTGGCCAAATCAGGAAACGATTGGTCGTAAGTTACGGCTAATTGCCGTAGCTTACGACAAGCTCATCATGCACCTCTTGATCCCGCCGTAAGTTACGACTCGCCTGCCATAGCTTACGGAAAGGACTTTCTGCCAAGGCAGATTTCACCTACCATAAGTTACGGCCAGCAGTCGTAGCTTACGGCCAACTGCTGCTGTTTATTATGCAGCCTATTTCGAGTTTCACATCGATCCGACCTGCCCCGAGACTTCCGAAACACCCTTTCTAAATTCTTATTTGTTTTCAATTTTATACAAGCCTTCCCATAACGTCATCCATTCGTATCATAATTTATAAAAGAATTCTTCTTAAACGCTTACCTCTTCTTGCGTCTTGGAGCGAACACACACTTTCTTgcgagctttcggtttgagtcCGAGCACTCTAATTCGTGCTCGAATCCCGCAAACCTAGGCtttgataccaacttgtaacgcccatTTCGTCAAAAGGTCAAAACGTCATAAAAGTTAAACATTCATACCGTAATATAAATTTTTGGCCAAAATGCCCCTTGTAGTTATACAAACCAAACACGAACATTAAATTTTTAAACGAGCATTAACCAAAAATACCGTATCAAAATACAAACTTTAAGCTTACACACAAAAGACATAAGTATTAGAAAGATAGGTGTGGTGTTTTATCCCCAACCGTGAGTACAACCCAGATCCAAGATTACAAACAACCCATGCATAAAACACTTCCTAAACTTAATGTACAACACTAATATGCCTACAATTGTTACTAATTCATAGTATTACAAATACAATATAAGTATAATAATTACTTAAAGAGTAGAATGGTCTATATATTTAGTTAAGATATAACTGAGTAATTAACACTCCTACTTGCATTTATACGGGATAACCCAATGACAAAAAATGACCTCATACGCTCGCGATTGCAAATAATACCAGGTAGCCCAAGCCCACCATCTCCAGTCATAGGGAAAACCTGCCGTCCAAAAATTCATTATGATACAACTTGATTAGAATCAAATTCATAGCCTTCAATCGGAATCTTCATTTCTCATCCAATGTGCAAGTAATTAACACTCCTACTTGCATTTATAAATTCCCAAATTAGGAAAAACATAAAGGGGAAATAGTGACTAACTCAAGAGTCAAGGACTAAACATGTACATTCTAAACCTCAATAGAAGCAGCACGCGGTCTCcacatttcaaaattttcaaatcttcaaaaaccccccaaacgtTCAACTCCAATTGAAtccaaactctctctctctctctctctctttctctctctctctttctctctcatcatcttcatcttcacgAGCTCACAATGCCACACATCTCCGAAACTCCGACCGATTTCAAAACCAGATTTGGCTTCCAAGACCACTGCCGGCCGTCGGAATCGTCACAACCGTCGGTCAGAAACACGCCGGATGTCCTAAAATCCGTACTAAAGGAAACTCCGTTTAATCAATCCGCCGTTTCTACTTTCAGAGACCGAGGAGACTGTTCTTCCCTCGCTGTTAATCTCAACGATAGTTTTGAGTTCCGAGAAGATCCTGCTTTTTGGAAAGATCACAATGTTCAGGTACGGCTCCATGATTTCTTGCTTTAGGGTTTCGATTTGAGCCGTTAGGTCAACGGATGATGATAGTAGTAACGGTTTTGTTTATGTGTTAGGaatgttagggttttgatttgaGTAGTTAGGTTAAATATTGTTTGATAGGGGAGCATGCCCTTCGTTGCTAATTTATCATCAGTTACTTTTACTATAGGTCTTTTTTATTTATGTGTTTATAATAATGACCACATGAGATTGGAAAACGAGTTGTTCAATTCAAATTTCCGAAGACCAAGTTTAAGCGGTTTTTCCTGTTTAATATGTTTTTGAATGCAGGTTATTATACGAGTACGGCCTCTCAGCAGTTCTGAGATAGCCGTACAAGGACCGAACAGATGTGTCAAGCAGGGAAGTAGTCAGACAATTACATGGATTGGGCCGCAAGAAGCTCGCTTTACCTTTGACCATGTCGCTGATGAACATGTTAGCCAGGTATACATCAATTCTTAACTACTTAGGAGTACAATCTTTGTGTGTGCTTATTTCTTAACCGAAAATGTTGCAGGAAATGCTATTTAAAGTTGCTGGTGTACCCATGGTGGAAAACTGCATGGGAGGTTACAACAGTTGCATGTTTGCTTATGGTCAAGTGAGTTTATTCTCATCTCAAGTGAATTCTATTGTGTTCATTTTATGAGTTTTTTTGTAACTTTATTGTAACTGTATAAGTACAGACTGGTAGTGGAAAGACCCATACAATGCTTGGGGACATCGATGGGGGATCCAGAAGACACAGTGTGAATTCAGGGATGACACCCAGAGTTTTTGAGTACCTCTTTACACGGATTCAAAAGGTAATTAGTTATATATTCATCTATATATGTAATTGACTTGTTTTAAATGTTTCACATGAGTTCTTTTTGCCTGCCATAACCATAGCTTTGTCTGTCCAACCAACGTGTTGCAGGAAAGGGAGGCTCGAAGGGAAGAAAAGATACAATATACTTGTAAATGCTCTTTCTTGGAGATATACAATGAGCAAATACTTGACCTGTTAGATCCATCATCCATCAACTTGCAGGTTACACATACCTTAATTTTATTTCTCTACCATTCACATTGATTTAGTTTCatttagtttattattttttatgacataacaCAGTTAACTTGCAATATATCTGTACTGGCGTAAAATTCTCTTGTTATTCACTTGGCAATGGATAAGTATGGTATCAAGTTTCATTTTTTATTATACTACAAAAAGTAGTTTAAAGTGTTGTTTATCTCCAGATAAGAGAAGACACTAAGAAAGGGGTGTATGTTGATAATCTCAAGGAAGTTGAGGTTACTAGTGCCAGAGATGTTATTCAACAACTTATTCAGGTTTATTCTAAGCTCCAACTTACATCTCATTTGTTTCATTACGTTCTCAATATTCATACTTCATGTTTCTAATAACAGGTTTCTCACTTGTATGTATATAAATATGATCACCATTTGCATCAGTGAAGCGTGAACAGTCTATATGCATGTGCACAACATGTATTTGACTATATATATATGGCATCCTTTGTAAGTTTATCTTCTTTTTAAATGCATTTCAGGGTGCAGCAAACAGAAAGGTTGCCTCCACAAACATGAATCGTGCAAGCAGTCGTTCTCATAGTGTATTTACATGCATAATAGAAAGCAAAGTGAGCATCTTTTTTCAGTATCACCGTCATGATAAAATCCGAGACGTTTGTTGTTGTCATTCGTTTGCTTTTTAGTTCTAACCAAGTTCTTTGCTTATAGTGGGTCTCTCAAGGTGTGACACATCATCGATTTGCTCGTCTCAATCTTGTGGATTTGGCAGGCTCTGAGAGGTAGGTAGAATATAGAATACAAACATTTTATGTACTTCAACGGATATTAAGGAGCTAGACTATATTCTGAAAGATAATATACCACAATGCAGGCAAAAAAGTTCTGGTGCTGAAGGAGAACGTCTAAAAGAAGCCACCAATATAAATAAATCACTTTCAACTTTAgggtattttgtatatattttctGTTATGTCCATCTTTGAGttgataaaatataaatttctCAGTTGactgattttattaaatttaattgtTTTTTCTACTGCATATGCAGCCTTGTTATCATGAATCTTGTCAATGTATCAAGTGGGAAATCTCTTCATGTTCCATATAGGGATTCCAAGCTCACATTTTTACTTCAGGTTTTTTCCGCTTCCTTAACATATTCATGCAAAATTGCAAATAATTTTCTATATCATTAGTGTTTTTTGTTATTGAACTCTGATCTTATTTCTAAATATGTGATGAAATGGTATAATGAACTGCCATGAGGACATAATATGAGTTGTATACGTTGCATGAATTTCAGGATTCTCTGGGTGGAAATTCAAAAACTACAATAATTGCAAATATCAGCCCATCTAGTTGGTGAGTGCATCTAGAACACTCTCGTACTTTACATAGTTCCGCTTATTGTTTTGTAATTAATACGTAGAGTGTGAAGTGAGAATGAACTAaaaaaactcagtttaaatccaTCTCCTAATACATCAAACTTCATTATCAGATAGTTTTGTTTCAACTGTAAACAATTACTACAAGTGTTTCTAATAATTACCATAAAGTGATGTGATACAAACCTGATCTGGGTTTAAAAAAGCGAGCTTTAAGCGTGAAGCGATGAAGCGTTTGGAATAGCGCTTTTTTTGGTCTGAAGCGTCACAACACGTGAAGCGTTTTGAGGCGAGCTTTAAGCGCGAAGCGACCATGGTTTGAGGCGACGCTTCAGCCCAATCAGGTCACATTTGGGTTATTTTTTTTAGGCCCAATAGTCTTTAAATAGGGTTTAAATGAGGCCGTACTTCTTTACCCTAATAATCAGCCGCTATCTTTACTTGATTATGATGATTATTGATTAAAGACtatttttatatttatgtttaaaGCGTATAGGTAGCCTAGTTTTTTGTTAAGGGGGGATTTAGCACCTGATTGTCTTTAGGTAACATGTGCATTGGTTATTTTATGATGCTATAAATGTTTATGTAGTATATAGCTTGCTCCTGTTGATATTTGGTAGTTTTATTTCACTTATGGTACCCGTCTTTTCTGCTTGTATCACGTCTGTTTGTTCGTATGCTTTTGTTTTTGAGCCGGGGGTCtttctggaagcagcctctctaccCCCAagggatagaggtaaggtttgCCTACATCTCACCCTCCCCCTGACCCTACCACTAGCTctgctattggtgggatatactgggtacggttgttgttgttgtaataGGTCACATTGATGtgtacaatattttttttttaattttttttttattttgagcgcttcgtatacgtgaagctcttgcttcgcgcttgaagcttcgcttaaagcttttggaaccaaaacgcttcggagcgcctcacgcttttttaaaccaagaacCTGATAATTAAAATCTGGATGGGCTGAATTTTATGAGAGTCAAAGTCAAAAGGCTGAACTTAGGGGCTGAAGTTTAGGAAGTAACTCTTTTACTTTTCATTTAAGTATTCCATTTCATGTTCTAGTTTTCTATGACTTGTTTATTCTGATTATCAGTGTTTTTGTATCGGAGACTAGCCCTTCTCGAATTGGGCCGACTATCTTAGTTTTTCAATAAAACCAGCCTTTGATTTTCTAGTTCCTAACATGATGACTTTCAAAAGGTTCATTGTCAAAAAAGCAAAATGTACATGAGATTTTTCTGCTGTCCTTAAATATTGTATTTTTTAAGTACGTAATAGAGTAACCTGTGTATGATGCTGCAGCAATTCATTGGAGACACTGAGCACACTCAAGTTCGCTCAACGTGCAAAGTTCATTAAAAATCATGTATGTTCATTCCTTCGTTTTTGTTTCAGACAGCATACCTGTCATGTGAATAAAAACAGATTGTTACTTCAATCTTTGCAAAAAAAGGCTACATTGTATCATAATAAATTATCTTCCATTGTGGTTACTGATATATCTGAGGTTTATCACTTCAGGCTACCATAAACGAAGATGCATCTGGAGATGTTCTTGCTATGAGGATGCAGATTCAACAGCTTAAGGTCTTACCTGAACTTTTTTGGCATTTTCGATGACATTATATCATTTTCTTCATTAATTTGCATGAAATATTATACCACCTCGATTAAAGTAGTACCGGACATTTTCATCTATTCTATTTTGATTGCAAATAGTACACTACAAAGTCAACCTTTATTGGTTTTGAATTAAAAAATGTCAACGGTAATGCTATTGGTTCTAATTAGAGTTTTCTTCATTACCAGAACGAAGTATCTCGTTTGCAAAATGTGATTAATGGAGGAACTGGGAGCAATGGAGATGATGCTTTGACTGTGTCTTTTGCCGGATCTCCAGGGTCTTTCAAGTGGGAGGGGATGCACGGATCATTTAGTCCAGTGACTGCTGTTAAACGAATGTCAAATGTACTTATTCATTCCTGTATAGTGAAGCAATATTTTGTCATTAAAAATAGCTATGAACTTGTATCTTATTCTATTAATGCAGAAAAAAGAGTATGAAGTAGCTCTTGTTGGTGCTTTTAGAAGGGGAAAAGATAAGGACATCACCTTGCAGGCAGTTACCGCCGAAAGTCAGGCTGCTCTACAATTGGTATGTTACTGCTAGAATCTGATTCTCGCCGAGGTAGCGATTTTCGACCCGTTACATATAAATGAGTGAATTTGGTTATTTTAATTTCCAACCAATCAAATGGGTGCTATTTCTAATGTGTAAAACCACCTAAATCATTTTTTGAAACTAATTATATTGTTATCTTTCTTAAACTGCAAAACTTCATATTTGATAATTTAATCTTCTTTATAATTTCATTTTTTGGACAAAAAAGGCATTGTGTCAAAACTAACCCTTGACAGTTGACAGCCCATTTGTCACTTTTGTGATTCAGTTAATTATTTTCAATTAAATATCCAATATTTTTTTATTTGGGATGAGTAGGCAAAACAAAGGGAAGATGAGATTCAGGGTTTAAAAATGAGATTAAGGTTCCGAGAGGCTGCAATAAAAAGGCTGGAGGGTGTTGCATCTGCGAAGATATCTGCTGAGACACActtgttaaaagaaaaagaagaactTTTAAAGGAGCTTGAAGTCCTACGCTCGCAAGTCGATAGAAACCAAGAAGTCACAAGATTTGCAATGGAAAATCTGAGACTAAAAGAAGAGATCAGAAGGCATCTTTGCTTCTTACTGTCAAACACTCTTTAACAAATATTTCTCTGATTTCATATTACTTATACACTGATTAATATTTTGCAATACAGATTAAAATCATTTTATGAGGAAGGGGAGCAGGAAAGGATGAATGAACAGATCATGATACTCGAGAATAAGGTCTGGCTAGCATTTAATTTATGCTGACATTACTTACAATCGCTTTTTAATATCCTTTTACACTCTTTTTAACGCTATTGCATAAAATGCAGTTGCTTGAGGCACTTGACTGGAAACTTATGCATGAAACACAGCCTTCACCTGATAAGGTATATATTTAAACCATAACTATTTTGATCATATGTTATCTTCTCTACGAAGAAAATGCAATATGCTAAGCTTGGTTCATCTTTCCTTTTGTTCGTTTTTCTGATATTATTATCTTTGTATCTAATGTACCAGAAACCAAGTTTTAACTTTTTGGACAGCCAAAGAGACGGTGACTTTTTCAGTCTTAAGGTAAACCTATTTCATTTATTtgtataatgttttttttttctttttttttaatgtgTAGAAATCTGTGCTATTATTGTAGGACCCTGTAACTCCTCAGAAAACACAGTTTGAGTTCCCCTTGGTAACTACGCCCAATGTTACTCATGTAAGTGATCAAAGAGAGCTACAAACGATGGTGGATGCTATTGCAGCTGCAAGTCAAAGAGAAGCCGAGGCTCATGAAACAGCAATCATATTATCTAAAGAAAATGACGAATTAAGAGTGAAGCTCAAGATGTTAATCGATGACAACAATAAACTCATTGAGCTTTATGATCACGCAGTTGCAGACAATCAGCAGAAAATTAGCCAAGTTGAAGAAAGTCAAAAGAACCATGTTGACCAAACTGAGTTTGCTCAAAAGGAAACTGAATTGAGAAGAGTAAACGAGAATTTAGAGCGTCAGTTAGCGGAAATGCATGAAGAGAATGATAAGTTACTTGGATTGTACGAAAAGGCGATGCGAGAAAGAGATGAGTTAAGCCGAGTTGGAGAAAGTCAAAAGAACAATGTTGACCAAACCGAGTTTGCTCAAAAGGAAACTGAATTGAGAAGCCTGATTGAGAATCTAGAGCATCAGTTGGCGGAACTGCATGAAGAGAATGATAAATTACTTGGATTGTATGAAAAGGCAATGCAAGAAAGAGATCAGTTAAGCCAGATTGAAGAAAGTCAAAAGAACGACGTTGACCAAACTGAGTTTGCTCAAAAGGAAACCGAACTGAGAAGACTAAATGAGAATTTAGAGCATCAGTTAACAGAACTGCATGAAGAGAATGATAGATTACTTGGACTGTATGAAAAGGCAATGCAAGAAAGAGATGAATTAAAAAGACGTTTCTCATCAGGTGGACAGAATACGCCTGTTTTTGAAGGAAATGAAGTTCAGATGAATGATTTACTTGAAGATAATCTAGTGGAAGTCAATGTGAACGATGACCGCAGTCAATGCTCGAACCAAACAAGTGAATTTCTTGATCCAGATGAACAGATGGTTGATAAGTTGACTTTTTGTGATGAAAGCAAACaagttgattttataaaaaacaataatcTTCAGGAAAAGTTGGATAGAGTACAGGAAATGCTTTCAAAATCTTCTGAGAATGTCGGTTTATTTACTTCACTTGAAAGAGAGATTATCGACATAGACAGGCTTTCAAGAAACATACAAGAAGTCAAAGATGATGTTTTGGTCAAACAGAAAGATCACACATCAACAAATCTCCACCTTTCTGATCTCAAAGAACGCGAAAACACTATTGAAAGAAAGCTAACGGCAGTAAAACATTCAATGTCAAACTTCTCAAAATCTCTCAGTTACTTCGAACAACGAGAAGCTCAAGCCTGGGCCAAATCACACGCTGCATCATCCCATCTAGAGTCAAAGAAAAATAAGTTGACCCGAGTTTTGGCTATCAAGGATGAAAATGAACGCGCATTGTCAAAGATTAAACAATCAGAAGCCGAGTTAAAGAACCATATAGCCACATTAAAGCTAAAGACTGAGGAAGAGAACAAGAAACGTGAAAATGACAAAGTTCTTCTTGCTATTGATAACGTCAAGTGGCCGTTAGCAGGCAAAGCAACCGAATTACTTaaagctgaagaagaaaagacaaagctgCAGCTTCAAATGAATCAAGATCAAGAAAAACTCATGATTGTCAAAGCAGAATCTGAAAAAATGACGAAAAAGTCACACGATTTGGATCAAGAACAGCAGGCGATCGAAGTGGAAATCCAGAAATGGTCAACGTCAATGGAGGAGATTGAAACCAAGCTCCAAAGCATCAGTCAAGAGAAGCAGATACTGTTGGATATGAAAGAAAGTGGAATAACCGAATTCAACGATCTGCTCATTGGGTTTCAAGAAACTTTGTTCAAACGAAAATTAAAAGATGAAGAGATGACGATTTTAAGTGAGGAAATGGAGATGGGTATAAGAAGATTGGAAGAATTAGAGTTGGAAAGAAGTGTTTGTATGCAGAAAGTGAGTAATATGGTTGAAGAAACAAGCGGAGGGTTGTTTGAAAAGATGGTTGTAGATCTTGAAAGCATATGTTCATCGTTTATGGAGTTGAAAGGTGAAATTTGATTTTAATGTTCTTTAATTAATTGTAACATGTGAATTCTCTCTTAGAGTTGCATGTTATGGTATCAACAATGTAATGTTAATGTCTAAGGGTGTGATTATGCTTCacatatattttgttttgattgtgtttatGTGATTTTAACAAAATCGGTGTTCATCGGTTTGAATTTCAGATTCTTTGGTTTTGATTTTCTCTGTTTTGTAATGGGCGGCTAAGTGTTACAGACAAAATAATCCATACTATAGAGCAGTGTATGATATAATAGAAAGTTTTCTTTGGTTAGGAAGACTAGAAAATAATCTTGACCATTAATTGATTTAATCAATAGctaaatgagtgaaattgaagaGAAAAAGGAGGCGTGTGAGTTTGTgcaggggcattctagtcaatccagggcaatagtttctctctacTCCAATTcccctcattttttaaacgttaataactctttcatacgatattatttttttttataaaaattgcacaaaaaaatgagcgtttttttatctttaaaacgagtatactgtTGCTATATTTTCGGATTTTTTCTTGAAAACCcggttgcgtaaaacgcaatgcacaaaaagggttaaaaatgacttttttctaaaacgcaatggacaaaaaacacaaagaaatgtcttatttctaacacgcaatggccagaaaacacaaagaaatgtcttatttctaacaCGCAATgcccagaaaacacaaagaaatgtgttatttctaaaacgcaatgacctaaaAACACAGaagaaagtgttctttctaaaacgcaatggactgaaaaacataacaatgtgttttacctaaaacgcaatggactaaaaacacttcaaaatatatttttctaaaacgcaatggaccaaaaacacataaaaatgtcttatttataaaacgcaatgacctaaaaacacaaaagaaagtgttctttctaaaacacaatggactgaaaacacataaaaatatgttttacctaaaacgcaatggactaaaaacacttcataatgtgttttctaaaacgcaatggaccaaaaacacataaaaatatcttttttctaaaacgtaatggtctaaaaacacaaaagaaagtgttctctctaaaacgcaatagactgaaaacacacaaaaatgtgttttacctaaaacacaatggaataaaaacacttcaaaatgtgttttacctaaaacacaatggactaaaaacacttcaaaatgtgtttttttctaaaatgcattgaaccagggtatgttttgtctgtgaattgtctgaaccaggaagTAGGAGATCAAAAACTATCTATGAGTTTTTGTTTTTTGGGGTGTAACTGCCTAATGGCAGTTAACTCAGTTTTTAAGACAAAACTACCAAATAAAACTGCCATTGTCTTAATATTTCGAAATGAGACAATTTccagaaaattaaattttctgatgcagctcaaccccagctaggggctctgccccttggaccccgccaggggctgacaccccttggaccctgctcccaggggcgctgcccccggacccccgccaagattactttgtaaaacgcaatgactcaattcaaaaatttcttacatagatcgaagttgatttcttcagatttcttcaatgattgacgaaatttgaatgttagaaacacttatcagcgattgaatcgaacgaatcgagtgattcgcttcaaaatcacaggaaaaaaaatgagatattgtatgaaattaaactgggtttcttcaaaaaagttgaagaacacgttgattgggtgtttgaatcattgattggtgacaaaatcgcactataatatagtgattattgagatagaaagtgaagaaaaggttgaagatggtgggttttgaagttacagaGAGAAGAAGGGAGAAGATtggataaaattgactaaaatacccttcctctttattttaaattttgccccatgtcataatcctattgcttTCTATCCTTCCTAGCTAAAATAAACTTGATATTTGATCCTCACCCTTGAATTATTTATAAAACTGACTAACTCAGTTACCCAAATTGGATTGTTAAACGAATAAGTTCTTATTTTTGTTTAATCAGATTTAATACAAGAAGGGAATAATGAAAGTGATTGTTAGATTTTTaataaacttattttttttataaaacttttgaAATTAGTAACATGATACTTAAAACCTAAAACTAGATGATATGTACATCAcaatatctatatatctatataatataataaatgtgATGAATTTGGGGCAC
Above is a window of Helianthus annuus cultivar XRQ/B chromosome 14, HanXRQr2.0-SUNRISE, whole genome shotgun sequence DNA encoding:
- the LOC110940209 gene encoding kinesin-like protein KIN-12E, giving the protein MPHISETPTDFKTRFGFQDHCRPSESSQPSVRNTPDVLKSVLKETPFNQSAVSTFRDRGDCSSLAVNLNDSFEFREDPAFWKDHNVQVIIRVRPLSSSEIAVQGPNRCVKQGSSQTITWIGPQEARFTFDHVADEHVSQEMLFKVAGVPMVENCMGGYNSCMFAYGQTGSGKTHTMLGDIDGGSRRHSVNSGMTPRVFEYLFTRIQKEREARREEKIQYTCKCSFLEIYNEQILDLLDPSSINLQIREDTKKGVYVDNLKEVEVTSARDVIQQLIQGAANRKVASTNMNRASSRSHSVFTCIIESKWVSQGVTHHRFARLNLVDLAGSERQKSSGAEGERLKEATNINKSLSTLGLVIMNLVNVSSGKSLHVPYRDSKLTFLLQDSLGGNSKTTIIANISPSSCNSLETLSTLKFAQRAKFIKNHATINEDASGDVLAMRMQIQQLKNEVSRLQNVINGGTGSNGDDALTVSFAGSPGSFKWEGMHGSFSPVTAVKRMSNKKEYEVALVGAFRRGKDKDITLQAVTAESQAALQLAKQREDEIQGLKMRLRFREAAIKRLEGVASAKISAETHLLKEKEELLKELEVLRSQVDRNQEVTRFAMENLRLKEEIRRLKSFYEEGEQERMNEQIMILENKLLEALDWKLMHETQPSPDKKPSFNFLDSQRDGDFFSLKDPVTPQKTQFEFPLVTTPNVTHVSDQRELQTMVDAIAAASQREAEAHETAIILSKENDELRVKLKMLIDDNNKLIELYDHAVADNQQKISQVEESQKNHVDQTEFAQKETELRRVNENLERQLAEMHEENDKLLGLYEKAMRERDELSRVGESQKNNVDQTEFAQKETELRSLIENLEHQLAELHEENDKLLGLYEKAMQERDQLSQIEESQKNDVDQTEFAQKETELRRLNENLEHQLTELHEENDRLLGLYEKAMQERDELKRRFSSGGQNTPVFEGNEVQMNDLLEDNLVEVNVNDDRSQCSNQTSEFLDPDEQMVDKLTFCDESKQVDFIKNNNLQEKLDRVQEMLSKSSENVGLFTSLEREIIDIDRLSRNIQEVKDDVLVKQKDHTSTNLHLSDLKERENTIERKLTAVKHSMSNFSKSLSYFEQREAQAWAKSHAASSHLESKKNKLTRVLAIKDENERALSKIKQSEAELKNHIATLKLKTEEENKKRENDKVLLAIDNVKWPLAGKATELLKAEEEKTKLQLQMNQDQEKLMIVKAESEKMTKKSHDLDQEQQAIEVEIQKWSTSMEEIETKLQSISQEKQILLDMKESGITEFNDLLIGFQETLFKRKLKDEEMTILSEEMEMGIRRLEELELERSVCMQKVSNMVEETSGGLFEKMVVDLESICSSFMELKGEI